In the genome of Lathyrus oleraceus cultivar Zhongwan6 chromosome 4, CAAS_Psat_ZW6_1.0, whole genome shotgun sequence, the window AAAATCAGTTCTAACATAAAATAGTTTCCGGCTTTCTTAATCTCAGTTGTGGACGGAAATCAAGTCGTAAACCTCTTTACTTTACTAAGATCATTGTCAAAATCATTATTTAACTCACTCTCAAATACTTGAATAactatttataaaaaaaaaataaaaaaaaaactttacCTTGTTTCACACACAAAATCCATAATCCAAAAAAACAATGAAACCCCATTTCTTAACTCTCTCTATAAATACCTTTCCAACCCATCACCCACTTCACAACCCAACCTTCCTCctaaataaaaaaacaaaactTTCCCTTCCTCTGTTTCCTCTCTGTTCCAACcaaaaccaaaaccaaaatggCTGCATACAGACAACCCATGAGCACAACCGAAAGAGCACCAACCTCCCCCCAAATACCACACTCACCATGGCATTCACCAGTCCCTTACCTCTTCGGTGGTTTAGCTGCCATGTTAGGCCTCATAGCTTTCGCTCTCTTAATCCTTGCATGTTCTTATTGGAAACTCTCTGGTTACCTCGAAGGCAACGGAGAATCCGAACGAGACCTTGAAGCTGGACAAGAAACAAACGACACAGATCAAAAACCTCAGAAGCCTTACGAGGAGAAAATCTTGGTGATTATGGCGGGACAAGCCAAGCCAACATTCTTAGCAACACCAAGCATGTCTTCATTAAGCGTAGGTACTAGTAGATCCTCGTCTTTCGGGGATAACACTAGTACATGTACTTGTGACCAGAACCAGAAATCAAAGGAAAACATGAACGATGATGCCAATAACGATAACGATGACGATGATGGTGATTCAAGTGTGAAACAAGGAAGTGGTGATGAAAATCGTGTTCCAAGAACAGAGAGTGTCGAAAgaacaacaacagcagcaacaacgACAACAGAAACAACAACATCAACGGATCAGAACGTTTA includes:
- the LOC127138517 gene encoding protein GLUTAMINE DUMPER 3; translation: MAAYRQPMSTTERAPTSPQIPHSPWHSPVPYLFGGLAAMLGLIAFALLILACSYWKLSGYLEGNGESERDLEAGQETNDTDQKPQKPYEEKILVIMAGQAKPTFLATPSMSSLSVGTSRSSSFGDNTSTCTCDQNQKSKENMNDDANNDNDDDDGDSSVKQGSGDENRVPRTESVERTTTAATTTTETTTSTDQNV